atttctaattttatcccattgtggtcagaaaagatacttggtgtATTTTGAATCTTcctgaatttattgagacttgttttgtgatctaACATATGATCTGTCTTGACTCATGTTCCATACgggtttgagaagaatgtgtattctactgctgTTGGATGAactgttctgtatatgtctgttaggtctatTTGGTCTATGGTGTCGTTCAACTgctgtttcctcattgattttctgcctggatgatttATCTATTGTTGAGAGTGGAGGATTAAAGTCCCCctagcacatcttttttttttttcctatgggaaATTATAATCTCCTCTTTTTGGATGTGTTTGAGCATATCATAGACGTTATGCTTCCGTGCTCTGTGTACTGTTGCTTCTAGCCGCAATTCTTTCCCCCTACACTCTGTCTGGTGTTGAGTTCTTTTAATACTCagctttaaaattacatttttttcctgacctTGACTCTGTCAGGTAAAGTTTGTACAAGTATATGACTTGATAATAAGTTCTCTTTTACCACTCAGAAGTCCTATTGTATATCGTAGCAATTACGTGCTGTGTGTCTATTGCCTCCACTGAACCAATTCCTTCCACCATAGCCTATGCCTTCTGTTTACCCAGACCTTCAAACTTGGGAGATTCCAGTAAATACGTACTAGTTATAAGCCTATGTGAGGTATCCTAGAAAACCCAACCCTGTTCTAGTTATAAGCCTAAGTGAGGTATCCTAGAAAACAGTGTGCAAAGGTCATGAAGGACATTAGCTACGGTGTGTGTTTGCTTAATTTAAGCACATCATAGAAAATCAGATTATGGAAGAGGAAAAATGCTACAGGCATCAGATTTGATCTGGGTCCTGGtattcaaaaaggagaaaaaaggtaaaTTACTCAATTGTATTTCAAAGGAGAAAGCTTACGGATTTCTTAAGATCAGTATTTCTTCAAAATGTCTCACCACTTAACCTGAGATTCTTGTTGGATACAGATCACTACCTCCTTCCCTAATGATTCTCATTTGGCAGGTCTGTGATGGAGAccaagaatgtatatttttacaaCCACTACCAGATGCTTCTCCTTATTAGTAAAGTTTGGAAAACCGTAACTAAAGGCAGGGGTTCACAGAACCTCTTGTCTAAATAACTTTTCCATGGTGCCTCAGGCCCAAAGAAATATCCCAAATTTCCATTTAAGTAGATAGATCCAGTCAGCTCAATAGTTACAGTTGTTAATAGAGTCCAACAGATGGCACTGTGtttccctcaaaaagttaaaatctcTCATAGAATCCTCATGAGTTCCTGAGGCACCCCAGAGCACCTCAACATGCAGCCTATGAACTATAGCTTAAAAGGAACACTTTCCTGGAATAGCatctaaataaaatatctgaactTGCCTTCTACAGGAAGGTTGTGCAACAAAGTAAATGGTGTATTCCATTAATTCCATtgctttttatatcatttaatgcAGTTTTCGTATGGTTGTTATTACTTACAGAGGAGGAGTATCATTTTTCTCTAAAGagctggagagaaaatattttaggttttgtgagCCACAAGTGGCCTCTATTGTatattcttatcttttctgttgCAGCcctttaaacatgtaaaaaccattcttatcTCCTGATATAGGCAAATTCAcacaggctgtagtttgccaaccctgTTCTAGTTATAAGCCTATGTTATTAGCATTAAGTGTAATTCCATGAAGGTGATTCTGCCAGGGTAGAAACTCTTAGTATTTTCccatctccttctttttctccaggGAAAAGTATACAAATATGCACCCTTGCAACTAACAGGGAAAGGCCTACTTAATTGTAAAGTTATTGTAAACACAAGGCTGTTAGGGACTCTTGttcttaactcttgatttcatgacaATTTTCAAGTTTTTCCAGCTTAATAAAGAATATGTGTTATATTTCTAAGACTAGTTATTACACTAAGCCCTTTATCACTTACTTGCTGATTATTGTAAATGGCTAATGATAACTAACAAGGCAAGCTTTAGCTTACACTAGATTCAGCAACTTGATGTAATATGCTATTTGAGATTTCtagctttattttcaaaaattggtGGTGTGGTCTTGAAAATATACACTGTACTTAGACCTAAGGTTTTATGtctattgctttaaaataattttttaatgtttatttttgggagagagagagagagagagaagcagagtgtaAGAAGGgcctggcagggagaggaggagacacaattcaaagtaggcttcaggctctgaactgtcagcacagagccccacctggggctagaactcatgaactgtgagatcacaactggaactgaagttggaggcttaacagactgagccacccagctgccccttatgtctgttactttaaaaaaatctagtgaTAAAGGTAATAAATATCACTAGCAATGATGGTGTTGAGAAACAtaaatttcttgaggaaacttcaatctgtattttcaaagtgcaattgtttttaatgtgcaCCATGTATATTCTTCCAAGTTCCAATCTCTTACAGTACCAACCCAAAAGATGTTTGTTGATTGACACTTTCCCAGTACCACACCTTCAATGTTGTCTAAGTATCCTGAAATTATCACTGATCacgtttttaattaaattttttcatgtggcAATTTGGTTACTCTTTTGCTCCCAATGAGACCAACATTCTAGGAGACAGAGACAAGGTCTGATTTCTTCACCATTCTATCCCTGAGGACATAGAATTGTCCTTACTGCCTGTTAAGTCAGGCTTGACTTATGAGTCAAGCACACAACTGCCATTTAGGGTCAGAATTATTCAACAGGAAGCATTAGGCATTTAATGACTAGTAAGTAGACTTTAAGTTCCACTAATTTTCCTTGGGTTAATAGAAACGCCTATTTAATGTTTCagtttatttcctcatttgtgaaaccGGGATATTTCTACCTCACGGGGATGTTGCTAGGGTCgtgtgggagagagggaatttATTTGCTTTGCAAAAGGATGATGAGTTTCAGACACCATTCTGCCCCAGACGTTCAGGCCAGCTACTGAGGCACGCCCACGTCATCCCGTTATATAAGGGGCCCGCCCGTCCGGGATCTTCTGAAATCTCTGACGGTACGTCACCGGCCACCGCCCAGAGGACACCGTACGGCGCCCGGAGGATAGGCGGTGCAGGGTGGGACCCGCCGGGAACTGTCTCAAGCCACCCGCCGGCTAGAGAAAGCGTCGGAGACAGCAACTGCTCTGGAAGCTGAAGCCGGAAGCTCCGCCCGACCTCGCCCGTGGCGGGTCCGGGTTAGGCCAGTTCGAACGTGACCTTGTTTTGCCGTTGCTAGGAGACCGGGCTCCCGCACGCCCCCCAATGGCCAGCTCCCGGGTGCGCGCTGAaggggggcggggccgcggctgCTGAGCTGAGGGATCGGCCCGGCACCGTTAGGAGGCCTGGCGCACGgcgccagccgggcgcccctagAAGCCGCGTATCACCCTCGGCCACCAACGGGGCCTCACTGGTGCCTTCCGACAGGTAGCAGCGCGCTCCCGAGCGGCTGTGAGCGACGCTGGGTCCAGACCATGAAAGACGGTGAGTCAGGTGAGCTGCGGCGGGGCGGGCAGCTGGTGTGGCCACGCCCTGCCGAGGGAGAGGAGGCGGCCGGGTGCGGAGGGGCGAGGTATAGGGATTGTGCTGGCGGGACAGTGACCCTGCCCGTGCGGGAGCCGCACATCGAATCATTCACGCCTGGGGGTTGGCACGGCCTCGGCGAGCACCTTTCGCCAGCGGACGAAGGGTTAACGCGCCGGCGGTGATCGTGGGTCCCGGATGTGGGAGCCCCGGCCCAGCGTTCGCCGGCCGCGCTGAAGGTGCGCCAGAGCGGGCGGAACGAGGTGTCTGGCAGCGACCTGACCGGCCGGTCGAGGCTCCTTGTCACCTGCAGGGGCCACTCGGCTGCCTCCGTGGGCGCCTTGTTTTCTAACTTAAGGGCAACAGGTGGTGCCTGTGGACCGAGGGAGAGCCCAGCTCGGCCGCACTGGGAGCGGCAGTTATTCTCACCAATTAGGGCACTGGGGCGTGTGTGTATTGGACGCGCTGACGTGGGTGACCAATGGGATTTGGGCTCGTGGGTGGGCAGTGAGGAGTGGGCGTGGTTAGAATCCGAAGCTACGGTTTCTAGTGCAGCAACTGCCAGAGCTGCGTGGAGAGCTAAGCTGAGCGGTCGTGGGGTGCTTTTCTCTCCAACCCCGTGCGTGAAAAACGTCTAACAAATGCTTTCCTGTTTAGATCCAGACTCCAGTTCCGGAGGTGAGAGCACTGTGCTatttgccgggggggggggggggggttcgtgAAGTGGGGGTAATAGTGACCTTGGGTATGCTGTTAAGCACGTGGAATTAGATCCCTAAAATAGGATTACGTGTTACGGGTTTTCTGCCAAAAAAGGCACTTCTGTGGTTATTGTAAGTCGAACCAGATACTGATGATTAGGTTATCTTCAGAATGAGGTCTTTGAGATTTGGAACCCAGGGACGTAGAGAAGTACGTGTTACTGCAATTTTCATGGCTGTGAAAGAATTTGAATCACAAGGATTATTCTGTCTTTTGCCTTGGTTTGCGTGCGTTTCAGATCTCATTTGGCTTATTTACtcaaacaagttttattttcaagttcttcGTCTTATataagaagaaagggagagagaaaaacacttGTAGTACGGTATTTCAAAAGAATAACTTATTCATTTTTCCTCTCAGCAGTCTTGTAGCTGGATCCCCTAGGAAGAGAAATTCTGAAGCAGTAAGAAGAAAGCATTTCAATTTGGAACACTAATTTGCACCTGGAAATGGGGAATGGACTGTCAGACCAGACTTCTATCCTGTCCAGCCTGCCTTCATTTCAGTCCTTTCACATTGTTATTTTGGGTTTGGACTGTGCTGGAAAGACAACTGTATTATACAGGCTGCAGTTCAATGAGTTTGTAAATACTGTACCTACCAAAGGATttaacactgaaaaaattaagGTAACCTTGGGAAATTCTAAAACAGTCACTTTTCACTTCTGGGATGTAGGTGGCCAGGAGAAATTAAGGCCACTGTGGAAGTCATATACCAGATGCACAGATGGCATTGTGTTTGTTGTGGACTCTGTTGATGttgaaagaatggaagaagcCAAAACTGAACTTCATAAAATAACCAGGATATCAGAAAATCAGGGAGTCCCTGTACTTATAGTTGCTAACAAGCAAGACCTGAGGAACTCattgtctctctcagaaattgaGAAATTGTTAGCAATGGGTGAACTGAGCTCTTCCACTCCCTGGCATTTGCAGCCCACCTGTGCAATCATAGGAGATGGACTGAAGGAAGGACTTGAGAAACTACATGATAtgataattaaaagaagaaaaatgttgcggcaacagaaaaagaagagatgaaCGGTAATACCTTTTCTGTCTGTGTGGAGTAGGTTTTCTCCAGTCTGATTTTGACAAATGGAAGAGTGTCTACAGCCTGGTTTGCCTGCCTGCCCTCCTGGATGCTGATAAAGCTTTGTTTTGTTGAACAATCAGATGCCCAACTCTTTTGCCTTGTGGAAGATGCGTAAATGCAGTGCTTCTTAAAATGGTCTCTTCTCCCTACCCCACAAATCTTTTGGTACTACCATTCTGGGAAGCCAAGCATGGGTAGCAAATTGACCAGAAAACACTTGTGGAAATTTGACCTGAAGTTAGtgaaataaaactttgaagaGTGTCTGCCTAGTGTTTTGTATTTGCATCTTTTGGGGGGAAGCCTTTACGAGGAAATTACAATAGAAGGTTCTGTATGTTAAGATGAAATGCTAATGAATGGAAATGTTAAGGTAGattaatatatatacagttgTATTGATCACATTGGTCCAACCAGTAAGGGATAAGGaggaagtgtttgttttttttaagttttggccAAATGCATTTTGACATTTTCTGGAATCAAATGATGTAATGCTCTATCTTAATTCTAGGCAATGTTTTAAATTGGtctaacttaaaataataaaaataaggtattGGCATATTCAAGTGCATGAATTAGTTTTCCTGACAATGCATGTTTTGGTGTGTAGTTGTTTACTTTTTAGAAGTAGCTATGCATCTTTCTCCATGGTCAGGTTTAAAACACCCTTTGGGGGATTTAGGGCTGTTGTAGAAATAGTTTATTGTCAGGAGCACTTTCACTTGAACCTAAaataagttacttaatttttttatatagtaAATTAGGGCATGTAGACTAATCATAAATGCACACGCTTGGTATATGTATGGATTTATGAAGAAAGCAATTGATGAATTCAGTCAAGAGGATGTAACTACAGTACATGGTCTCTAAAGTAttccagttgtaaaatatttgttttcttgacGCTGGCTGAACACAGATgtggtttcatatatttttgtagTCTTTTGAGAGGAGCAAAAGCTTTATAAACAACACCTGATGCACTGTGGAGTGAAAATGTAAGAGGTAACCTATAAGTGCTCTgagctttaattttttgtttacaaTCCAAGCAGCGTTATGTGGGCAGTCAAGTCCTGATTATAAGGtaggaagaaatgaaacagtAC
The Panthera uncia isolate 11264 chromosome A2, Puncia_PCG_1.0, whole genome shotgun sequence genome window above contains:
- the ARL4A gene encoding ADP-ribosylation factor-like protein 4A; the protein is MGNGLSDQTSILSSLPSFQSFHIVILGLDCAGKTTVLYRLQFNEFVNTVPTKGFNTEKIKVTLGNSKTVTFHFWDVGGQEKLRPLWKSYTRCTDGIVFVVDSVDVERMEEAKTELHKITRISENQGVPVLIVANKQDLRNSLSLSEIEKLLAMGELSSSTPWHLQPTCAIIGDGLKEGLEKLHDMIIKRRKMLRQQKKKR